The Bacteriovorax sp. PP10 nucleotide sequence CCTGTTGGGCTTCCGCCGTTGCCAGATGAAGATGATGACCTTCCACCGCCAGCTCCGCCAGTGTTGCCGCATTCTACCGGAAGTGGCCCCGTAAACGATGAACCACCACCGATTCCACTGGATGCGATTTTAAATCCAAAAGGAAGGACGTTTAATAAACCACAAAGTTCATTAAATTCTCCGAAAGTTCTACTGATCGTACTTGCGACTTTTTTTGTGATCGTGATGTGCTGGTTCTTTATGAACGAGAAGTCTTCAGCGATTCAATTGCGTGTAAAAGGTGTGATGCCGGTTTACGTAGAAAAGCTGCAAGAAATTGCCGCGCAAAAGACTCCGTCAATTTCTGTGGCCATGGCCTTATCTCTTGATGGCAAGACTCTTTACGCTTCAACTAACAAAGAAGGCGAGATTCTCTCAATCATAAAACTGCAATCGCTTCCAAAAAGAACGCTGGGAACTGAAGACGTTGAGATCATGGTTAGAGGAGCGATTAAAAATCACCTTGGTGAGTTTGCAAAAATGCAGTTAACGAAGGGCACTCAATTTGTTCCAGGTGAATACAATGTGGACTTCACTGGCCGCAAGCTTCACTTCTTAAACAGAAAATTTAAATTTTTAAACAAGTACGCTTTCTTTAAAAAATTAAACACTGACTATACTTATACAACGTCAGCTTTAATTTATTCAGGGACTCCAAGAGAGTTTGAAAAGAAGATTAACGAGTATAAAGATACGATCGTGAACGAGAAACTTAAGCCGTTAACGGATAAGTTAGAGCGTATGCAAACTTTTCTATCGATCTTAAATAAGACGGTTGAAGACTATCTTCTGGCGCTTGAAAGCTTGAAGAAACCGAAAGATATTTCAAAGTACGAGTCTCAGTATATTAAAGAAATTTCTCCGATTATTCAGTCGTTGGTTTTAGCTGCCGTTGATTTACAAAAGAAAACGGAGAGTGACGAAGATGATACGAGAAATAGACTCGCTTCTTATGGAACTCAAGTTCAATTAGGTAAACAGATCGGGGAGCTTGGCTCAGATATGATTACTGAAACAGAAAAAATGAAGAAGATTACTTCGTCTGAGAAGACTTTTTTAAAGAATAAATTTGAACAACGTTATAAGTTTATTAAGAGTCAGGTTGATAGTCATATTACAAAGCTTCAAGCTGAGATTCAGAAAATTTCTAATTAATCATTGGAAGGAGTTTTGAGTGAAAAAGATTTTAAGCGTTCTTATTTTAATGTCATTGTCTTCTTGTTCTAGTCTTCTTCCAACAACCCCAAAAGTTCTTCCGCCCTTTGATCAAAAAGTGAATTGCACTCCGAAATCGCTAATCTACCTTGATCAAAATATTCAGACCGGTAAACGTTCTGTAACTGAAAAAATTAAAAGTCATCAGCGCTATAGAAGCTTTGTGAAGACGAAGCTGGATGCAGCTCATGCTTGTTACTTGAAAGAAGTCGAACAGCATAAGGACATTGATTACAGCTACAATGTTTGTATGGTGGTTGAGCTCAATGAAGAAGGGAGTGTTTCTTATCTTGATATTGAAGATAATAACAATCCACTTCCAGCATCGGTTTCAAAATGTCTTTATGATATTTTTGAGATTATGGATTATAAGAAAGTCGGTAGCGCTGGGATTTTTAGTCAGGCGCTAAGATTCGAAAACAAGAAAACTTCAAAATAGACCTTTTTGATAACCTTGAATAAGAAGTTCCATATTCAAGGTTGTTCTATTAACCTTGAATATGGCCATCTGCAGGCACCGAATATGCAGACCTAAAATAAACCTAATATAAAAAATGAGCAGTCGATTAAAGAAATTTGATGGGCACCCATTTTTACTTTTTAAATATCGTGTACATGGATTTTGCTTTGTAATTATGAATGAGCAATAAGACCGTTTAACGATAATTCAACAAGTTACAAAGAATTCTTAATTGATTGAATTTATTTGATTTTCTCTTGTTTTATGTAACATATATGTTGCAATAGTTATAGATATGGTACAGTGGAGATGATATGGCAAGCGATGACATTTTTAATGCTGGAGTTCCAAAAGAGGTTGAAGAAGATGCAGAGTTTGTTGATTGGTCTGATGATATTGATGGAAGCCAATTAATACTTATTGAGGCGGCAAAAGAAAAAATTAAAAATCTTGGCGTCGTCAGTAGTACTAAAGATTTGCAAGATGGCCTTTATGAAAAGAAATGGAAAAATGGACTGCGACTTTATTTTGCTGTGATTGAAAATAGTAAAGGGCAAAGAACATTGCTTCTATTAGGTAGTGGCAAAGGATTAGAGCAGGATAAAGCGATTAGAAAATCGAGAGAGATTTTAAAAAAATACAAAGTCGTTAAGACAAGTATCAAAATACCTTAACAGGAATTTTTATGGCAGTAGCAAATTTAGTAAAAGAAAAAAAAGCTCCTTCAAGAATTGAAACAAAACGTATAGGGATTAAAGAGAAATTCAGCAATCCTAATTTCATATATAGTGAGCTTATGAAGTTATTCGCTGAAGGAGACTTTGCTTCAACGACTGATTTAATTTCGGCCTATGTGGCCAATAGCCATAAATATAAAAATCAAGAAGAGTTCGCAGAGGCGATTGGTACAAATAGACAAACATTACATCGCATGCTTTCAAACGAAAATGTATCTATGAATCTTTACTTTAAAGCACTTGAAAGGATTCACGACGATCAAGAAGATAATAAAAATAGTGTAGGGTAATTAAATGAAAAAATGTTCTCTTGTTTTGTCTTTAATGATTTTGTCTGCATGTTCTACAGTGGTGACTAAAGATAATACTATGACATATCAAAAAGACTATTGCTCGAAAAGGGCACAGGAGTATTTGGGAAGTTATGAATATAAAGTTCCAAGAGATCGTAATTCTACTCAAAAAAAATTATATGAAATGATACTTGAAAAAAGCAATAACGTTCAGCCATGTTATGTGGAACATGTTCGCAATAATGAAGTTTATAATGTTTGTATTGTTGTAGGAACGGATAAGAAGGGCGTGCTATCTTTTATTGATATTGAAGATGCACAAAAACCATTGTCAAAGGCCTTTGCGAAATGTTTAGTCGATGTTTATGGATCAATGAGTTTAAAATCTTTTCCAGATACAAAGGTCATGCAGCCGTTGCTTTTAGACCCTAAAAAATAGCGTATGCTGGTTTTGCCTCGTAACTTAATTTTTCATCACAAACAAAATCTCCCTTCTCATTTTTCTTAACTGTCGACCCAAAAAAAAGTGGGTCGTGTTCAAAAATCATCGTCAGATGTTTTGAATTAATGAACTCTAAAAAATTCTTCTTATCAACAGTCGTCACCCCTGGAGAAATGTCATACCCCATAACCCAAGGTATATGCACATGATTAGAAGTCGGAATCAAATCGGCCATATAAATCATCTTCTCATCATAAGCATGAAGCAGATAAGGCGTGTGCCCCATCGAACATTTAAACTTAATCCCTGGAAGAACATCTCCTTCCATCCCATCAATAAAATGAACTTTATTATTGTCTTCATACCATTTAATCACCGGCATAAAATATTCAATCTGAAATGACCCTTCATCTCTCACCGTCGGATGCTGAGAGTATTCAAAATGTTTTTTATGAAGATGAATTGTCGCATTTTTTAAAACAGGTTCAATCTTCCCATCAACCATTTTCCCAATTCCACCAACGTGATCGAAGTGAAGGTGAGAGATAATTAAATCTGTAACGTCTTCCGGCTTCATTCCAATTTCAGCAAGTGATAATTCAAGTGGTGATTGTTTTCCAACAACACCAAAACGCGAATCCCATTTTTCACCATGGTAATCACCAATGCCTGTATCGATTAAAATATTCTTCGAACCGTCTTTAATTAAAATTAATCGAAGAGCTAACTCAATTCTATTTTGTTCATCGGCCGGATGAACTTTATTCCATAAAGGTTTAGGAATAATCCCAAACATGGCCCCGCCATCAAGCTTAAAGCGCGCAGGTTCAAGGGAGAAATATTGTTTACTTTGCATATCGTTAAGTCCGGGTTTAGAGGGGAAAACGAAGGAATTCCTCTTAAGAGTAAAAAAAACTTTTGATTTTGGCATTTTTTTTCTCAAAATGACCGATATTGGAAGCGTTGTTCCTTTAAGGACTTAGACGCGGCGATTATCATCATCGACGTTCACTGTTAAAAAGTCCAAACACACAAAACTCTTAATGAGGAGAATCTATGAACGTCCATGAGTATCAAGCAAAA carries:
- a CDS encoding GYF domain-containing protein; this translates as MSISLKDQMNKDWFIFKGTHHLGPFSLEEMEEFFAVGEINAQSLVWREGAEKWEALGKTRDLAFLINKTKAAAAAPVGLPPLPDEDDDLPPPAPPVLPHSTGSGPVNDEPPPIPLDAILNPKGRTFNKPQSSLNSPKVLLIVLATFFVIVMCWFFMNEKSSAIQLRVKGVMPVYVEKLQEIAAQKTPSISVAMALSLDGKTLYASTNKEGEILSIIKLQSLPKRTLGTEDVEIMVRGAIKNHLGEFAKMQLTKGTQFVPGEYNVDFTGRKLHFLNRKFKFLNKYAFFKKLNTDYTYTTSALIYSGTPREFEKKINEYKDTIVNEKLKPLTDKLERMQTFLSILNKTVEDYLLALESLKKPKDISKYESQYIKEISPIIQSLVLAAVDLQKKTESDEDDTRNRLASYGTQVQLGKQIGELGSDMITETEKMKKITSSEKTFLKNKFEQRYKFIKSQVDSHITKLQAEIQKISN
- a CDS encoding MBL fold metallo-hydrolase is translated as MQSKQYFSLEPARFKLDGGAMFGIIPKPLWNKVHPADEQNRIELALRLILIKDGSKNILIDTGIGDYHGEKWDSRFGVVGKQSPLELSLAEIGMKPEDVTDLIISHLHFDHVGGIGKMVDGKIEPVLKNATIHLHKKHFEYSQHPTVRDEGSFQIEYFMPVIKWYEDNNKVHFIDGMEGDVLPGIKFKCSMGHTPYLLHAYDEKMIYMADLIPTSNHVHIPWVMGYDISPGVTTVDKKNFLEFINSKHLTMIFEHDPLFFGSTVKKNEKGDFVCDEKLSYEAKPAYAIF